Proteins from a genomic interval of Periophthalmus magnuspinnatus isolate fPerMag1 chromosome 11, fPerMag1.2.pri, whole genome shotgun sequence:
- the LOC117379072 gene encoding probable 2-ketogluconate reductase, whose protein sequence is MAADKPWALISEVGENGCSEDLAVMLKEHFQIVSLCDLLENPDLHGPKIQVLFMWKFYPEATPALLSLLPSLRVVCSAGMGTDHLNIPYIHSLGVKIANTPHVVSDATADFAMGLLLASARKIFEGQEIARDPNAMIIPQTLMGVEVTGSTLGIIGMGEIGYKIAKRSKGFDMKILYHNRNRRSAVDEAAVGATYCENLNDLLKMSDFVMLSLRFTPESIGLIGRRELSLMKPTATLINMSRGLVIDQDALVQALQSGTIQAAALDVTYPEPLPRDHPLLYLPNALITPHMGISSTNTAKKIVQKMVDNALAAVKGLPIPDEVGPQCDM, encoded by the exons ATGGCTGCTGACAAACCATGGGCACTGATCTCAGAGGTTGGAGAAAATGGATGCTCTGAAGATCTTGCAGTTATGTTGAAAGAACATTTCCAGATAGTATCCCTTTGTGATTTACTCGAAAACCCAGATTTGCATGGGCCAAAAATCCAGGTTTTGTTCATGTGGAAGTTCTATCCAGAAGCCACACCTGCTCTGCTGTCTCTACTGCCTTCTCTCAGGGTGGTGTGCAGTGCAGGGATGGGTACGGACCACCTCAACATCCCATACATTCACAGTCTTGGGGTGAAAATCGCCAACACACCACATGTTGTCTCAGATGCTACTGCTGATTTTGCAATGGGACTTCTTCTGGCATCGGCTCGCAAAATATTTGAAG GTCAAGAAATAGCCAGGGATCCTAATGCCATGATAATACCGCAAACCCTGATGGGAGTTGAAGTCACAGGCTCCACTCTGGGAATTATTGGGATGGGAGAAATTGGATACAAAATTGCCAAAAGAAGCAAAGGATTTGACATGAAGATTCTTTATCACAATCGAAACAGAAG GAGTGCTGTAGATGAGGCAGCAGTGGGGGCAACTTACTGTGAGAACCTCAACGACCTGCTTAAGATGTCCGACTTTGTCATGTTGTCTTTGAGATTTACCCCTGAATCTATTGGCCTGATTGGACGCAGAGAGCTGTCACTGATGAAGCCAACTGCTACTCTCATCAACATGAGCCGAG GCCTTGTTATAGATCAAGATGCCTTGGTCCAGGCACTTCAGTCTGGTACAATTCAAGCTGCGGCATTAGACGTGACTTATCCTGAACCACTACCAAG GGATCATCCTCTTCTTTATTTGCCCAATGCATTAATCACACCTCATATGGGAATAAGTTCAACTAACACTGCCAAGAAGATTGTACAGAAAATGGTGGACAATGCTTTAGCTGCTGTTAAAGGTTTACCAATTCCTGATGAAGTGGGCCCTCAATGTGACATGTGA
- the rnf19a gene encoding E3 ubiquitin-protein ligase RNF19A: MSSSQQHHHGSTGSERDLHSAASSVSLSVRKTPKKRRFSLQSLFGRRCRPDTKRRSKTQSSEGVPGQDSVQSEAFQDKTSAHSALGLASTSSVSGSSSDLLECPLCLLRHSRDHFPDIMTCHHRSCADCLRQYLRIEISESRVNISCPECSERFNPHDIQMILGDRALMEKYEEFMLRRWLVAEPDCRWCPAPDCGYAVIAFGCASCPKITCGRDGCGTEFCYHCKQLWHPNQTCDTARQQRAQHLRLRSFRSSSLSHSQESGAAGDDIKLCPRCAAYIIKMNDGSCNHMTCAVCGCEFCWLCMKEISDLHYLSPSGCTFWGKKPWSRKKKILWQLGTLVGAPVGIALIAGIAIPAMIIGIPVYVGRKIHNCYEGKDISKHKRNLVIAGGVTLSVIVSPVIAAVTVGIGVPIMLAYVYGVVPISLCRSGGCGVSAGNGKGVRIEFDDENDNIGSGAAAADTTSVAETRLNNPSLGDGASVGGLTGLSLSGSGSHMERCGVSSGHRDNMSDNASTTALAGTSITGSLSGSCYNRMEVQADVQKERCSLSGESATVSLGTISDNASTRAMAGSILNAYMSLERESSVEVQADVECKQKKRRCSGSSSLDEASCSSAVVKGASGGACPCPCPSNCCCPSPPWSKEPPASAGPRGKGKMWKRANSKDSKCEVRSELDAQLLEQRSTNSSEFDSPSLSGSLPSVADSHCSHFSSELSCCDPPGHSEPLPQVEQCPSPRGSFTHRLLSASPPASPTEGSSGTFTYIEDSMDDGHPQEPEQEKRRRGSSSDPPVTPVRKCCIQTDI; encoded by the exons ATGAGCAGCTCTCAGCAGCATCACCATGGCAGCACAGGCTCAGAGCGGGATCTGCACTCAGCCGCCTCTTCTGTCAGCCTGTCTGTCCGAAAAACCCCCAAGAAGCGCCGCTTTTCACTGCAATCATTATTTGGGCGCCGCTGCCGACCGGACACCAAACGCAGATCAAAGACTCAATCTTCTGAAGGTGTTCCGGGACAAGACAGTGTCCAATCAGAGGCCTTCCAGGACAAAACCTCCGCCCACTCCGCCTTGGGCCTCGCCTCCACCTCGTCTGTATCAGGGTCTTCATCCGACCTTCTCGAATGTCCGCTGTGCTTACTACGGCACTCACGGGATCATTTTCCTGACATCATGACGTGCCATCACCGCTCCTGCGCCGACTGCTTACGGCAGTACCTCCGCATTGAGATCTCAGAGTCCCGGGTCAATATCAGctgccccgagtgctctgaGCGCTTCAACCCCCACGACATCCAGATGATCCTGGGAGACCGCGCCCTCATGGAGAAGTATGAAGAGTTCATGCTGCGCAGGTGGCTAGTTGCTGAGCCCGACTGCCGCTGGTGTCCTGCTCCGGACTGTGG TTATGCCGTGATTGCTTTTGGATGTGCCAGTTGTCCTAAAATTACCTGTGGACGTGATGGCTGTGGAACAGAGTTCTGTTACCACTGCAAACAGCTGTGGCACCCCAACCAGACATGTGACACGGCccgccagcagagggcgcaacaCCTACGGCTACGCAGCTTCAGGTCATCCTCTCTCAGTCACAGCCAGGAAAGCGGCGCTGCAG gagatgacatcaagctgtgcCCACGCTGTGCGGCCTACATCATCAAGATGAATGATGGCAGCTGTAATCACATGACATgtgcagtgtgtggatgtgagtTCTGCTGGCTCTGCATGAAGGAGATCTCTGACCTGCACTACCTCAG TCCGTCAGGCTGCACGTTTTGGGGAAAGAAACCCTGGAGCAGGAAAAAGAAGATCCTGTGGCAGCTCGGGACACTGGTCGGAGCTCCAGTCGGGATCGCACTGATCGCTGGCATTGCCATTCCGGCCATGATCATTGGAATTCCAGTTTATGTGGGGAGAAAG ATCCATAATTGCTATGAGGGTAAAGACATTTCCAAACACAAGAGGAATCTGGTAATCGCTGGAGGTGTGACTCTGTCAGTCATTGTGTCACCTGTGATCGCTGCGGTCACTGTCG gcaTTGGAGTCCCCATCATGTTGGCCTATGTCTATGGGGTGGTCCCAATCTCTCTGTGCCGCAGCGGAGGATGTGGAGTTTCTGCTGGAAATGGGAAAGGAGTCCGAATTGAGTTTGACGATGAAAATGACAACATAGGAAGTGGTGCAGCAGCAGCTG ACACCACATCGGTGGCAGAGACGCGGCTGAATAACCCGAGCCTGGGTGATGGGGCAAGTGTAGGTGGTCTGACCGGGCTCAGCCTCAGTGGCAGTGGCAGCCACATGGAGCGCTGTGGAGTCAGCTCCGGTCACCGTGACAACATGAGCGACAACGCCAGCACCACAGCCCTTGCTGGCACTAGTATTACTGGGAGTTTGTCAGGCAGCTGCTACAACAG GATGGAGGTTCAAGCCGATGTTCAAAAGGAGCGGTGCAGTCTGAGTGGGGAGTCAGCCACAGTGAGTCTCGGGACGATCAGCGACAATGCCAGCACCAGAGCCATGGCAGGGTCCATCCTCAATGCCTACATGTCCCTTGAGAG GGAGAGTAGTGTGGAGGTGCAGGCCGATGTGGAGTGTAAGCAGAAAAAGAGGCGGTGTAGTGGCAGCAGTAGTCTGGACGAGGCCAGCTGTAGCTCTGCTGTTGTGAAGGGGGCAAGTGGCGGGGCCTGTCCCTGCCCCTGCCcctctaactgctgctgcccCTCTCCACCCTGGTCCAAGGAGCCTCCTGCTTCAGCCGGACCCCGGGGCAAAGGCAAGATGTGGAAACGGGCGAATAGCAAAGACTCAAAGTGCGAGGTGCGCTCGGAGCTGGACGCTCAGCTGCTGGAGCAGCGCAGCACAAATTCATCCGAGTTTGACTCTCCATCTCTGAGCGGTAGTCTGCCCTCTGTGGCCGACTCCCACTGCAGCCACTTCTCCTCTGAGCTCAGCTGCTGCGACCCCCCGGGACACTCGGAGCCTCTGCCCCAAGTAGAGCAGTGCCCCTCCCCTCGGGGAAGCTTCACACACAGACTCTTGTCTGCGTCACCTCCAGCCTCACCCACAGAGGGTTCCAGCGGGACCTTCACATACATAGAAGACAGCATGGATGACGGGCatccacaggagccagagcaagagaagaggaggagaggtagcTCCAGTGACCCGCCTGTGACCCCGGTTAGGAAGTGTTGCATACAGACAGATATCTga
- the psmg2 gene encoding proteasome assembly chaperone 2, with amino-acid sequence MFIPSQKSAPDLKGFTLIMPVVAVGNVGQLAVDLIISTFDMCRVGHIHTDCLIPMAGNNPYSTRKEDADGVHTAAEVYMSREIKLAVLQIRSPVIQKRTKKFRQVLVSWIKASSFSRTIVLSGSHAYQRDDRQLQGSPLRYLVTPSMLKLSEEALKELGWLEMEKVQTFPGLTDGAAEPRLYIPGGGITKGLYTDSCAEDLPLAVLLLFCSEGDNIPDAFTLINHLNSWLHLLDNPGEDQNKWKIPPSWTLMFGGGIPPALF; translated from the exons ATGTTCATCCCGTCACAAAAATCAGCACCAGATCTGAAAGGATTTActctcatcatg CCCGTGGTTGCCGTGGGTAACGTGGGACAGTTGGCGGTGGACCTCATTATCTCCACCTTTGATATGTGTCGAGTGGGCCACATCCACACAGACTGCCTCATCCCAATGGCAGGAAACAACCCGTACAGTACCCGAAAAGAGGATGCAGATGGAGTGCACACCGCTGCCGAAG TTTACATGTCCAGAGAAATTAAGCTGGCAGTTCTTCAGATCCGGTCCCCTGTCATTCAG AAAAGAACCAAAAAGTTTCGTCAGGTGCTTGTGTCTTGGATCAAAGCCAGTAGTTTTTCCAGGACGATAGTGCTGTCTGGTAGTCACGCTTATCAAAGGGATGACAGACAGCTGCAAGG GTCTCCTCTGAGGTATCTGGTCACCCCGTCCATGCTGAAGTTGAGTGAGGAAGCTCTGAAGGAGCTGGGGTGGCTAGAGATGGAAAAAGTTCAGACTTTTCCTGGTTTAACCGATGGAGCTGCAGAACCACGACTTTACATCCCAGGAGGTGGCATCACCAAAGGACTTTACACTGACAG TTGTGCAGAGGACCTCCCACTGGCTGTGCTGTTGCTCTTCTGCTCAGAGGGAGACAACATCCCAGATGCATTCACATTGATCAACCATCTCAACAGCTGGCTCCACCTGCTGGACAATCCT GGTGAAGATCAAAACAAGTGGAAGATTCCACCTTCCTGGACTCTTATGTTTGGAGGCGGCATCCCACCTGCACTTTTCTAA
- the ptpn2b gene encoding tyrosine-protein phosphatase non-receptor type 2, protein MDQEFEDIDSDGRWQKLYLEIRNQSHECPYKVAKYPENRIRNRYRDVNPFDHSRVKLESTENDYINASLVVMDEAERSYILTQGPLRNTCGHFWLMIWEQKTKAVIMLNRVIEKGSEKCAQYWPSDEEREMAFRDTRFLVTLLSEEPKSYYTTRVLELQNIATGEKREIYHFHYTTWPDFGVPDSPASFLNFLFKVRESGALGVEHGPAVVHCSAGIGRSGTFSLVDTCLVLMDKRKDPLSVDIKSILLDMRKYRMGLIQTPDQLRFSYMAILEGAKFIMGDSSVPIRWREQSREDQEPKTDSSSSAQARCPTERINGGSDYRQDGKTASPSPRKDMEADGSTTNKRRREDSISKSDSVKMPQSKSRTNDSERKRKRVKTNDC, encoded by the exons ATGGACCAGGAGTTTGAAGACATAGATTCCGACGGCCGGTGGCAGAAACTATATCTA GAGATTAGAAATCAATCTCACGAGTGCCCCTACAAAGTGGCAAAGTATCCAGAGAACCGCATCCGCAACAGATACAGAGATGTCAATCCAT TTGACCACAGCCGAGTGAAGCTGGAGAGCACAGAGAATGACTACATTAATGCAAGTCTGGTAGTGATGGATGAAGCTGAAAGAAGTTATATTCTGACGCAG GGACCTCTCAGAAATACTTGTGGTCATTTCTGGCTGATGATCTGGGAGCAGAAAACCAAAGCAGTCATAATGCTCAACAGAGTCATAGAGAAAGGCTCG GAAAAGTGTGCACAGTACTGGCCTTCAGATGAAGAGAGGGAAATGGCATTCAGGGATACGCGGTTCTTGGTCACTTTGTTGTCAGAAGAACCCAAATCGTATTACACAACTAGAGTTTTGGAGCTTCAAAATATTGCG ACTGGAGAGAAGCGAGAGATCTACCATTTCCATTACACCACATGGCCTGATTTTGGGGTCCCAGATTCACCTGCGTCTTTCCTGAACTTTCTGTTTAAAGTTCGGGAGTCAGGGGCACTGGGGGTGGAACATGGTCCAGCTGTGGTGCACTGTAGTGCTGGGATTGGACGCTCAGGGACTTTCTCCTTAGTGGACACCTGTCTTGTCCTG ATGGATAAAAGGAAAGACCCTTTATCAGTGGACATTAAAAGCATCCTTTTGGACATGAGGAAATATCGCATGGGCCTAATACAGACTCCAGACCAGCTGCGTTTCTCATATATGGCCATTTTGGAAGGAGCCAAGTTCATCATGGGTGATTCCTCTGTGCCG ATTCGGTGGCGAGAACAGTCTCGGGAGGACCAGGAACCAAAGACGGACTCCTCTTCGTCAGCTCAGGCGCGGTGTCCCACAGAGAGGATCAACGGAGGCTCAGACTACAGACAGGATGGGAAGACCGCCTCTCCCTCACCACGCAAAGACATGGAGGCGGATGGCAGCACAACAAA CAAACGACGCAGAGAAGACAGTATCTCCAAATCTGACTCGGTGAAGATGCCCCAAAGCAAGTCCAGAACAAATGActcagagaggaagagaaaaag AGTGAAAACTAATGACTGCTAA
- the spag1a gene encoding sperm-associated antigen 1A, with protein MGNAQDRPPGSGGDRTGPNQARSGTRGNAENPHSHHGSQKGLANGTPIKNSTVTREEPSSPPVEDKSYLDAPAGALPSHLARLKNEGNHLFKHGQFGDAIEKYTQAIEGCAEAGVDSPEDLCILYSNRAACYLKDGNSTDCIQDCTKALELQPFSLKPLLRRAMAYESLERYQKAYVDYKTVLQLDTGVQAAHDSVHRITKMLIDQDGPDWREKLPEIPVVPLSVQQQYRDKPLSEKQIQARAARAAQEEARIREARFTLLKQEGNELVKKGSFQEAMEKYTQCLTLQPNECAMYTNRAICFLKLNRFEEAKQDCDSALELEPSNKKAFYRRALAHKGLKDYLSASTDLQEVLQLDPNVREAEQELEMVTGLLRKSLMDGTAQV; from the exons ATGGGGAACGCTCAGGACAGACCCCCGGGCAGCGGAGGAGACAGAACCGGACCAAACCAGGCCAGATCAGGAACACGAGGTAATGCGGAAAACCCCCATAGTCACCACGGCTCACAGAAGGGACTGGCCAACGGGACACCGATAAAAAACAGTACAGTAACACGGGAGGAACCGAGCAGCCCGCCGGTGGAGGATAAGAGTTACCTGGATGCCCCCGCAGGAGCCCTCCCCTCTCACTTGGCCCGGCTCAAAAATGAGGGAAATCACCTCTTCAAACATGGACAGTTTGGGGATGCTATTGAGAAGTACACACAAGCCATAGAGGGCTGCGCTGAAGCAG GTGTCGATAGTCCAGAAGACCTGTGTATTCTCTATTCCAACAGAGCAGCTTGTTACCTCAAAGATGGAAACAGCACAGATTGTATACAAGACTGTACCAA GGCACTGGAGCTGCAGCCGTTCTCCCTGAAGCCGCTGTTACGCAGAGCCATGGCCTACGAGTCACTGGAGCGCTACCAAAAAGCCTATGTCGACTACAAGACAGTCCTGCAGCTGGACACAGGGGTGCAGGCCGCCCATGACAGCGTGCACAG AATCACTAAGATGCTGATCGATCAGGACGGTCCCGACTGGAGGGAGAAACTCCCAGAGATCCCGGTGGTCCCCCTGTCAGTGCAGCAGCAGTACCGGGACAAACCGCTGTCTGAGAAACAGATCCAGGCCAGAGCCGCCCGGGCCGCACAGGAAGAGG CAAGAATACGAGAAGCCAGATTTACTTTACTGAAGCAAGAAGGCAATGAGCTGGTGAAGAAAGGCAGTTTCCAGGAGGCAATGGAGAAGTATACGCAGTGTTTGACCCTCCAGCCGAACGAATGTGCAATGTACACTAACAG AGCCATTTGCTTCCTTAAACTGAACCGTTTTGAAGAGGCCAAACAGGACTGTGACTCTGCGTTGGAGCTGGAGCCGTCCAATAAGAAAGCGTTTTACAGACGAGCCCTGGCGCACAAAGGCCTCAAG GACTATCTGTCGGCCAGCACAGACCTCCAGGAAGTGTTGCAGCTGGACCCAAACGTGAGAGAGGCCGAGCAGGAGCTGGAGATGGTCACCGGGCTGTTGAGAAAAAGTCTAATGGATGGTACGGCACAG GTTTGA